From the Mahella australiensis 50-1 BON genome, the window GTAGAAGGTTGGCTTTCGATGAGCTTTTCTGTATGCAATTGGGCTTTTACAGTATAAAGGGAAAAAACGATGTGCAAAAGGTAGGTGCGCCATTTAGAATACATGATATAGGACTGGAAGCCTTCATAAGAAGGCTTCCTTTTGCATTAACCGGTGCTCAGCAACGCGTGCTGGATGAGATATTGGCTGATATGTCGAATACCAGGCCTATGAATAGGTTGGTACAGGGCGATGTTGGCTGCGGCAAAACCATCTTAGCCGTGCTGGCCTTATATGTGGCGGCGTCTAACTGCTATCAAGGTGCTATGATGGCACCGACCGAGGTGCTGGCCCAACAGCATTTTCAGACACTGCAGAAATTTTTTGACGGATACGATATAAGTATCGCATTATTAAGCGGCAATATGGGGGAGAATAAGAAAAATGAAGTGTTGGAAGCTATAAAGGATGGACGTATAGATGTAGTGGTAGGTACTCATGCCGTTATACAGGATAATGTAGAATTTCATCGTCTTGGTCTGGTTATAACCGATGAGCAACATCGGTTTGGGGTCAGGCAGAGGGCCGTGCTGGAAAAAAAAGGTGGTAATCCGCATGTGCTGGTGATGTCGGCCACACCCATACCGCGCAGCATGGCGCTTATTTTTTATGGTGACCTCGATGTGTCTATAGTAGATGAGATGCCACCCGGACGACAGCAGGTGGAAACCTTCTTTATACCGCCTTCTATGCGCGATAGACTCTATAGTTTTATAAATCAGGAGATAAGTAATGGCCACCAGGCATATATTATATGTCCATTGGTGGAACAGTCGGATGCTATCGACGCTCTGTCGGCACAAGAACTATACGATCAATTAAAAGAGAAAGGCATTTTTGGAGATAGTATTGGCCTGATACATGGACAAATGTCTGCAAATGATAAAAATGAAGTCATGGAGGCTTTTAAAAACGGCCAAATAAGTGTTTTAATCGGTACAACAGTAATAGAAGTAGGGGTAGATGTGCCGAATGCCACCGTTATGGTGGTAGAAAATGCCGAGCGTTTTGGATTGGCACAACTTCATCAGTTGCGCGGCAGGGTAGGCCGTGGTCAACATAAATCATATTGTTTTTTAATCTCAAATGCTGGTAATTCCGATGCGGGACGTCGCTTGAAAATAATGACTAAACTTCATGACGGCTTCAAGATAGCTGAGCAAGATATGCAGATACGCGGACCGGGACAGCTTTTAGGATTACAGCAGCATGGCATATCTGAGCTAAAATTGGCCGATATATTCAGCGATATAGCGTTGCTCAAACAAAGCAAAGAGGCGGTACAGATGCTAGCTGATGGGATTATGATTCTGGATCAGCGCAGCAAGCTCCTGTTGGAACAGCGTATAAAGCGCCAATTTTTAAATAATATCGACGAAATAACATTCAATTAATGTTGACATAAATTACTAGAGTAAAACTTAAGGACTTTGGATAAATTAATAGCACAACAAAAACAGGAGGTGAAGAAACGTATGGCACAAGGACAGTATAATGACAGCAATCAGAAGGTTGTTCCTCAAGCTAAACAAGCTTTGGAGCAATTCAAGTATGAAGTGGCAAACGAACTGGGGATTCAGACTCCTGCAGATGGTTATTGGGGAACCTTAACGTCTAGGGACTGTGGTGCAGTAGGTGGCCACATGGTTAAAAAAATGATACAGCAAGCCGAGCAGACCCTTATGAATAAAGGCGGTAAGCTGTAATAACGGTTTATTACTGTTGAAAACAAACCGGAGCGGCTATATCTATGCCGCTCTTTTTTTACATAAAAAAATTGGTGACATGATCATGTCACCAATATCGGGAGAGGAGAAATTGAAGGAAGAGCTCTATGGGGAATCCGTGTTAAACGATCCTCCATGCTTAACACGATAATATTATTGACGTTAAAACTGGTGTTTATACATAAATTTTCAAATACGGTGTTATTTCTTGAGGATATATGTTAAAATAAGAACATAGGTGATGTATTATGAGAATAACCGGAGGAATGGCTAAAGGTCATAAACTGAGCGGGCCCAAAAGTGCAGGGGTAAGGCCTACGGCCGACATAGTAAAAGAGGCGCTCTTTAATATTTTAGCGCCATATATAGATGAAACCGTATTTTTAGATTTATTTGCCGGGACCGGCAGCGTTGGCTTGGAGGCTATGAGCCGCGGTGCCCGCGAGGTTTATTTCGTAGATAATAAAAGGCAGTGTGTACAACTGATAAAAAGCAATGTTTCTTTATTGAGGATGTCCGATAAGGCTAAAATAATATTGGCTGATGCTATCGCTGCTGTAGATTTATTAAGTCGCAAGCAAGTTCGTTTTGACATAATATTTATGGATCCGCCGTATGAAATGGGATATATATCTAAAGTACTCAAAGCCATTGTGTCGGCTGATATATTAAATAGGAGCGGCATACTGGTAGTACAGCGCAGCAAAAGAGAGGCTTTAGGGCTTGCCGATGTCGGATGGAGCACCTATAAAGAAAGGGCGTATGGTGATACTATATTGGATTTTATAAGGAGAGAAGACAATTGAAGATATGTGTTTATCCGGGAAGTTTTGATCCTGTTACAAATGGGCATATAGATATAATACAAAGGGCAGCCCGTATGTTCGATAAGGTTATAGTAGCTGTAGTGGCTAATCCGAACAAACAGCCCGCTTTTACGTTGGAGGATAGAGCGGCATTTTTAAAAAGGGTTTTATCCGACATGGACAACGTTGAAGTGGATAGTTTTTCTGGCTTGCTCATCGACTACATGCATGTGAAAAAGGCGTCGGTTATAATAAGAGGTTTAAGGGCGGTATCGGATTTTGAGCATGAATTTCAAATGGCTTTGATGAACAAAAAGCTGGATGATAATATAGAAACCATATTTATGATGACTAGCGGTCAGTACTCGTATTTGAGTTCGAGCATGGTCAAAGAGGTAGCTGGCTTAGGCGGCTGTATAAAAGGGCTGGTGCCGGACGAGATACTTCCGGAAGTGGTACGTGCTCTTAGAAAGAAGGGAGAATAGTACAGATGGATGATGTAATGGCATTGCTGGAGCGGCTTGAGGATGAGCTCGAAAGTGGCAACAATCTACCGTTTACGTCAAAAACTATGATAAACAGAGAGCAATGTCTCGAGCTTATAAAGGAGATACGCATACGCCTTCCCGATGATTTCAAGCAGGCCCAAGTCGTTGTAGCTGAAAAGAACAGCATAATAGCCGATGCTCAAAGACAGGCTGAAGCTATTTTGCAGGATGCTGAAAGTCAATTTAAGCTTATGGTCGATCAACACGAGATAACCAAAAAAGCCTACGAGCAGGCCCGTGAGATAATAAGCAATGCTCAAAAGAACGCCAGAGAGATAAGGCTTGGGGCTAATGATTATGCCGATGAGGTGTTAGGTAGATTGGATGCTTACGTTTCCCGATTATTGGATGATATCCGAAAGGACCGCGCTGAATTAAAAAAGGGACACCACCAATCATAGCTTTATCACCTTTATGTGATTTATTAATGCTATTGCGATCGATATGGTTAATACCGCTATAACGCTGATTATAAAAAGCCTGCCGGAACGCACTGCGATCGCAAGCCACGACTGGGCATCAGAAAAGGCGGGCTGATATGCGGGGCGGATTATATTTGTAAATATCGAAGCGTACAATGCAGCGGTTATTGCCTGTATAATTTTGGCGAAAATATAAGGGGTGAGGCTCAGATCTGATATAGATGTGACAGCCGCCACCTGTGCATGCACTGACAGTCCTCCCCATGCTATTATGAATGATATCAGCGGCAATTTGTCCCATAATGGTAGCTGAAGCTGGCTGAGCATCCTTGATCCTATGGTCATTTCTATCAGCCCGGCTAAAAACGGTTTAGCCACAGCGGGATCGTCTATCACTGCAGCGGCTATATCCAATATACCGCTTAAGTCGAGTATATGTATAATCACTGAAAACAATACTATAAAGCCGCATATATTGAGCAGCGCAAGCACCGAGCTGCTTACGGCGCCACTTAGCATATGGCCTAACGGTTCTTTGTTTTGTATGTACGTATTATATAATTCGGATATTGCTCTTGACAATAGGTGCGATGGTTTATCATTTGTATTTATATATATTTCTTTGTGCTTATAAAAGCGGAATATAAGGCCGGCCGTTATGCTGGACAGATAATGCGATGACAATAGTATCCATCCGGCCGACGGGTAGCCCAACATTCCCACGGCTACGGCGCCGGATATGAAGAGTGGACCTGATGTGCTGCAAAATGCTAGCATTCTCTCGCCTTCTGTTTTGCTTACCATGCCTTGTTGCCTTAGCCTTGCAGTGATGCGCGCTCCGGTAGGATAACCGGACGTTATGCTCATAATATATGCAAAAGAACTGCATCCGGGTGTGTTAAAAAGGGGCCTCATAACGGGCTCCAAAATGACACCCACAAAATTGACGACGCCTATAGATATGAGTATTTCAGTGCCTATAAAAAAGGGCAGTAAGGATGGAAATACTATTTCAAACCATATGTGTACACCCTGCAGCGATGCTTCAAAGGATTGCTGTGGGAAAAGCAATATCATGAATATCAACGATGAGGCCGATATGGCCAGTATATATGCGCCAGCCGCTTTTTTCATACTTAACCTCACATCGTATAGATTATATAGCTTTGATTCGCAAGATAGCTAGACTTGGCAATTGTTAGTCTCCAGCTCATATGTTTCGGATGTAGTGTTTTGATATTTTGAGACTGATCATTGCCTTTGCCTGTATGTTGATCGCGTACACCTTGCGAATTTGCAATTATATAAATAATATATTGCGGTATTTACTAAATATGATATATATCCTGTACGAATTCATTACCGGCGCGGCGCAATGCTGGTTTCATATAAGCGAGCGAATAAAGATCGGTGGCCTCGATCTCCACTTCGAAAAGTTTGCGACCTAGAGGTGATAAAATGCTCTTATAATCGGCGGCTTTGGACAATAGCGGCAGCGAAGACTTGGAGTTTATAATCGGCAGCAGTTGTTTTCCTTTCTCTGAGAAACCGAGTATGCGTATATACTGAGGCCCCTCGTTAGAAGTCAACTCATCCATGAGATTATTGCTCATATCGAGCATGGCGTGGATAATGGTACGTTGTATACGCGTTTGCGTGTAGCGCTTGGTTTTTATAGAATTTATAAGGGTTTGTAGGTTGCCGGCCAACATAGCGGCTTTCTTTATTCGGTGTTCCAGCCCTTCAGATATGTCAATCATGTTTTCGAGGCACTGTTTTGGCATATTTCTTAAAGCATAAAGTATTATTAGCTCGATCGAGTCCAGCGATATAGGCCCATAACCTTTTGCAAAAGCGTCGGACAGTATAAAATACGCGAAATCTGGCATGGCGTTGCGTATACCATCATACTCTAGATCGTTTTCAAATATAGCACGGCGTATGGAAGTGGCGCTGGATATTCTGCCCTCCAGGGCGGCGCTGTTGTAGGCTGAGTGTAAACGCTGTATGGTAATGGGCTTTATTGAGCTGCCTAGCGCTTTTAAAGCCTTGAGATATTCTATGGCCAAAGTGTTGTTTGGTGTGAGTTCTATGCTTAAATGCGCGTATGACGATAACGCCTCCGATACGGCATGGGGATAGGATAGGCCATTAGCCAAATGCTGCTTTATGGCATGTTTTAGGGTGTCTGGCTCATCATACAACACATCCGCAGCGGCTGTCAGCGCCGATATGTCGCCCGATTCGCTGCCAAAACACAGGTAATCGACGACGCCGATGCTGTCCAGTAGTTTTATTGCGCCGAAAGCGAACTGTTCTGCGCTTTGAACGGCATATACCGTAGGCAGTTCTATTACAAGGTCTATGCCGGCTGCCAGTGCCATACGGCTGCGAAACCATTTGTTTGTAATGGCAGGCTCTCCGCGTTGGACAAAATTACCGCTCATTACGCATATAACATAATCGGCGCCAGACAATTGTCGCGTCATATTTATATGATAGAGATGGCCATTATGCAATGGGTTGTATTCGGCTACTATTCCGGCTACAGTCATATCAATCCTATCCTTTATTATTTTTTATAATTCTACCACATATCTGCGCAAATGTGTTAAAATGAATAAAACAAAAAAGATTTTGGAGGTCCTTTGTATGCAGCTAGAGGAGATAAAATCATTGGCGGACAGGATAAAAGCCAACATTTCCCGGGTTATAGTGGGTAAAAGCGATGTAATGGATTTAGTGCTGACAGCATTGATAGCAGGCGGGCATGTTCTGTTGGAAGACGTGCCTGGTATGGGTAAGACGATGTTGGCTAAAAGTCTGGCGCGGTCCATAGACGCGGAATTCAGACGGATACAATTTACGCCGGATTTACTGCCTTCGGACCTAACGGGCATAAATTTTTATAATCAAAAGCTTGGAGAATTCGTGTTTCGACCGGGTCCGATATTTTCTCAAATATTGCTAGCCGATGAGATAAACAGAGCCACGCCGAGAACGCAATCCAGCCTGCTGGAATGCATGGAGGAGAGACAAGTTACCATAGATGGAGAAACCCATCTTTTGAAGCAGCCGTTCTTCGTTATAGCGACGCAGAACCCCGTTGAAATACAAGGCACATTTCCGTTACCGGAAGCGCAATTGGATCGGTTTTTGATGAAGATAAAGCTAGGCTACCCGACGTTGGAAGAGGGTAAAGAGATATTAAGCCGTTTTAATGGCGATAATCCGCTGGATTATATGGAAGCTGTGGGCAATGCTTTGCAGATAGCCGATGCGCAGGCGAGTTTTAGCGCTGTATTTGTGAGCGATGTTATAAGGGAATATATATTGAGGATAGCTGAGGCCACGCGCCAACACCAAGGGGTGGCATTGGGTGTCAGTCCGAGAGGGTGCCTGGCTGTGATGAAATCGGCTCAAGTATGGGCTATATTAAAAGGCAGGGATTACGTGCTGCCCGATGATGTGCAGGACACCGCTGTTCCGGTACTGAGCCACCGTATCATTTTAAAGGGTAATGCCAGAGTAAGAGGAACGGCGGCCGAAGAGATAATACAGGGAATACTTGAGGAAGTACCAGCGCCTACAGAGGATCTTCAGGAAGTATAAGGGACGTGAATTATATGGAGTTTGTTTGGCTCATAATAGCATTGATTATTGTGGTTTATGCCGGCGATCGATTATTTTCATATTTTGCATTGAAACGCGTGGCTTACGTATGCCGATTTGAACGCGATGCTGCTTTCGAGGGTGAGAGCGTGAGGCTTATAGAACAACTTATAAACGACAAACCGCTGCCCATATTATGGTTAAAAGTTAGGCTGCAGATGCCGTTGGCTTTAAAATTTGAAAATACCGCTTTTGTGGATATAAGCGATAAACAGTATTATCAAAGGCTGTTCTCTATGCTTGGCTATCAACAAGTAACGTGCAGGCATGTATTGAATTGCGTTAAGCGAGGCTACTACGTCATAGACGATGTGGATATGATATCGGGGGATATATTGAGTGGACGGCGCTGCTATGAAAGAATACCGATGAATATGCATTTTTCAGTCTATCCGCGCTTTATAGATGTGGAGGACGTGCTCATACCGGCGAGACTTATAAATGGTGATATGATAGTTAAACGCTGGATAATAGAGGATCCGTTTCAGATAATCGGATTCAGGGATTATATGCCGACAGATAGCTTGAATAAGATCAATTGGCTGGCTACCGCTCGCCAGCAAAGGCTCCAGGTCATAAAACACGATTTTACGGCTTCTTCAAGTATGATTATAATGTTGAACGTAACCTATAAATCATCTTGGGTAAATTATAATGTGCTTGAGCAAAGCATAAGGTTGTGCGCTTCGCTGGCTCAGAAAGCGGTAGATAACGGTATACCTGTAGCGGTTATGAGCAATGGCCTGCTCAAGGGCTATGACGATACCATTCACATGGAAACACCTCTGGGGTGTAGCAATGAACATATGACAGGTATATTAGAAGATCTAGCCAGGTTGACCTTTGAATATGAGGATGATTTTTCCGTTTTTTTGAACGGCGAAATAGAACAAATACCATATAACGCAGATATTCTCATATTGACATCGTACATCGACGATGACCTGGCAGCTGCCATAGTTGATATCGACAAAAGTCGTATATCGGTGCGTGTGGGTTTTATGGAGGATGTCGATTGGGAACGCTATGAGTTGAACGATGTGGATGTATATACTATAACCGAGGAAGGGGCGATCAAATGACGGCGCTTTTAAAACGCAATGGATTCAAAATGCTAGAAGCAACAGCGGAATTTCTCATATATATGCCGTGGATGTTTTGCCTGTATTATGTTTTATTTGGCGATACTCGATTTTTTGATTTCCTTCCCCTTGAGATTTTATTCTTGATGATGGGTTTGTTTATAACCGATTACCTTATAGCAAAGCACAAAGCCATATACAAGATATGGGCCTATATGATAGGCGCAATACCGGTTGCCATAGCAGTGTTCTTGCTGAGTATATATGTTGATCCGTTTTTTGCTGCGATATACGCTCTGTATCTTATAATATGCTATATGCGCGGTCTAGCTTTTGCCACGCATGATATGAGGATTTCGTATAGCCAGAGCAAGTTCATGTTTGGCATAGGCGTACTTATGGCGGCCTTTGCTTTATCTATGTATCTTGGATATTTGAGATGGTTTAGCGGGTATATAATATGGTGTGCGGTGGTTTTCATTGCCATGTCCATTATAATACTAAATCAATTGCAGTTGCTTCGCATGCTGGACATGATGAATGTTGAAGCATACACCACACATCGGGATGTGAGATTTAGGAATTTTATATTTTCACTGATAATAATAGGGCTTATAGTATTCATATTCGAAATCAAAGCTATAGTACAATTTTTATCGTTATTGGTCACATATATAGGCGATGGCTTAAGGCATATGCTGCTCGTAGTGATACAGTGGCTTATAACATGGCTGAATGGTTTATTTGGACCTTCGGAAGAGCAGGGGGCCGCGCCTCCTGTAGATCTCAGCCAATTTGCCGACAGTACGACTTCTCCTATTGCGAACATTATAAGGGCCATTATGGAAGTAGTATTTTATGCTGTAGCTATAGCTATAACAGTTTTTTTGGTTTATCAATTGGTCAAGGCGCTGGCGAGATGGATTTCATCGATGATGGAAAGATATACGGCTGGGGATGAAGAAAGGAGCTTCATATTATCGTTGGACGATATAGTGGATCGGAGTTCATCGCTAGGGCAAGATATAAGACGACGTATGAGGCGCGTGCTGAGGCATTTTGAAACGCCTCAACAGCGCATACGTTTTTTATACGCCCAAACTATAAAACGCTTTACCGATAAAGGTTATGAAATAAAACCGCAGCAAACACCTGATGATATTCATTCAGCGATAAGCGGTCTACAGCCTGGCGCAGACCCTGAGCTTAAAGAGCTGACCGAGCTATACGATAAAGCCCGCTACAGCCATCACAATGTGAGCGATGAAGAAGCGGCGCATGCCAAACGATACAGGGATAGGCTATTCAGGATGAAACTGTAACTATATGACCTTGCCAATTATCATCGAATGCTCCAAAAGATCATCGCCTATTTTATATACATCGCCGGCGCCCATGGTTATTATTATATCTCCCGGTTGGCAGTTCTCAAGTATATAACGCTCGATAGAGCTGAAATCCTCCATATAGATCGCATTTTGACCGGCTTGATTTATCCTTAGGGCCAAATCTTTTGAATTTATAGATCCATCATCGACCTCTCTCGCAGCGTATATGTCTGTGATGATAAGATGGTCTATTCCGTAGAATGCCGACGCGAATTCGTCCAGTAAAAGTCTGGTACGTGTGTAGGTATGAGGTTGAAATACGCACCATATATGGTTATGAGGGTAATTCAATGCCGCTTGTATAGTGGCCTTTATTTCTGTAGGATGATGCGCATAATCGTCTATGACAGTGACGCCTTCCTCTAAACGTCCTTTCACTTCGAAACGCCTGTGTGCGCCCTTGTAAAGGCGTAAAGATTCTTTTATCATTTCAATATCTATACCGCATAAATCGGCTACCGCCACTGATGCCAAGGCGTTATAGATGTTATGCCGTCCGGGTATGCTGAGCGAAAAACGTCCCATATTTAGCCCGTCGCAGTATATATTAAACGACGGAAAGCCTTTTTTATCAAAAGCTATGTCATCGGCGGTCCAGTGTGCCGGTTTATCTATGCCATAGGATATTGCCTTGTCAGGCATATCGCTTAATAGTTGCTCTACAAGGGGGTCATCTATGCATCCTACCACATAGCCATCATCGGGCGTTAATTTGGCAAATGATAAGAATGCATTATATATATCATCCAAATCCTTAAAATAGTCCAAGTGGTCCCTCTCTATGTTTAAGATTACCGCTATATATGGATAAAACTTTAAAAAACTTTCTACATATTCGCATGCCTCGGTTACAAAATACTGACTTTCCCCTACGCGTACATTACCGCCTATAGCGTCCAGCTCACCGCCTACCAGTACAGTAGGGTCCAGACCGGCATTCTGTAAGATAATGGATATTATAGAGGTAGTAGTGGTTTTACCGTGTGTGCCGGCAACAGCTATGCCTTTGCCATAATTTTTCATAATTTGTCCTAAGAATGTGGCTCTGTCCACTGTTGGAATACCAAGCCCATTGGCCTCATTGAGCTCTGGATTATCGTTATGTATAGCCGCTGTGTAAACTACGAGATCAGCACCCTTTACATTATCTGCTTTATGTCCTATATATACAGTAGCGCCGGAATCAGACAGTTTCCGGGTTAAAGTCGAGGCCTTTACATCAGAACCCGTAACTATGCAACCCTGTCGAAGGAGTATTTGGGCCAGGCCGCTCATGCTTATTCCACCTATGCCAATGAAATGAATATGTTTGCCTTTTAGCTCTTCAATATTTATATAATTCATAATACAAAGGTTAAAAAACCTTCAGCACGTCCCTTCATGATGATTTTTTATATTATATTATTACCCATTTAATATAGTCAATACCGTGTTTTTCAGTCTACGAACATTATATGTATCACGTGCTTATTATACCACAAGACTGGATAATAAAACAGATACTATTGCTTAACATTTCACAGATTGGTATTTGGCGAATAAGATATTATTAAAAGATTAAAAATATATTGAATTGAGGTATTTCCAATGAACCAAAGCGTGTCGCGGGAGAATTTACTACAGGTTATAGAGAAATATAAACGTGTACCTTTTGTCCATAACGGGCGTTCCATGGATGGATTGGATTGCCTTGGGTTCGTGGTGCTGTTTTACAAAGAATTTGGCATATATATACCAGACGGCGACGGCACTCCTATAGGAGAGCAGTGGTTCCGCGACGATCCCGAACGGTATATACGCGGTATAAAGGCATTGGACGGTGAAGATTTGGGTATGGAGCAATTACAACCTTTAGACCTGGTGTACTTTACATTGCGCCGGCATATAATAAATCACACCGGTATTATGATAAGTAAGAGCGAGTTCGTACACATGTTTCCTAAAAAGGGGCTTATGATAAGCCAATTCGATCTCTTCTGGAAGATGCGCTTTAGAGGCGGCAAAAGGCTTATATAGGGCAACGAGCGGCCAAAGCTTTGTTCATAAGTATGCATAACAGATAGGTGTATATATAAGTGACTGTTCAGGTACCTCACAGGCTTGATAACTGATTAGCCTCCGGCCTCCATGCCTTCGGCCACGTCTGTTCAACGTTGCGCTTGCAGAGCGTACAGCGAAACGTTCTAAGGCCTGCTCCAGACATATACCAATACTTCTGCTATCTTTGCACGGAGCTAATCGTTACCGTCGCCTATACATAATAGTACCTGAACAGTCACCGTATAAGAAGTAAATGTATTAATAGAAATAAAATACCTCTGGAAAAAATACCGATTATGAATTAAAATATAAAATATACGAATAATGTTCGGAAAATGATTCTGGAGGTTTGAATTTTGCAAGAATTTAAAAGGAATGAGCGCATCAGTATTATAACAAAAATATTGATGGAGCATCCTAATCGCATATACGGTTTGGATTTTTTCGTGGATATGTTTAAAACCGCTAAATCCACTATAAGCGAGGATATAGCTATTATAAAAGATGCCATGATAAAATCTGGTATGGGCGATATACATGCGGTGTTGGGAGCGGGTGGCGGCATTCGATACGTTCCGGATATACCATATGAAGATAAACTCGTTTTTGCAAATAGGTTAGCCGAAATGATGTCTCAACCTGACCGCATAATACCAGGCGGATACATTTATATGAACGATATCATGTACAGGCCGGATTTAGCCGATACTATGGGGTTGATATTGGCGGGTTATTTTATGAAAGAGGATTTGGATTATGTAGTGACGGTGGAA encodes:
- the recG gene encoding ATP-dependent DNA helicase RecG, with the translated sequence MDIAPDMPVQYIKGVGPRRARLLNKLDIYTLADVIYHFPRDYEDRTEIMPISRWQSGQVVNIVCKIAGPPRRVKPRARLIISKIPIQDGTSSAYAVWYNQKFIEDRFVPGKWYFMRGKVNIGYGEIQLLNPQWEEISSPDERGNEGLVPIYPSTADMSQKILRNIVKNVLELVKGQWEEYLPIELRKRYDLAEINFAINNIHFPVNARSLNIARRRLAFDELFCMQLGFYSIKGKNDVQKVGAPFRIHDIGLEAFIRRLPFALTGAQQRVLDEILADMSNTRPMNRLVQGDVGCGKTILAVLALYVAASNCYQGAMMAPTEVLAQQHFQTLQKFFDGYDISIALLSGNMGENKKNEVLEAIKDGRIDVVVGTHAVIQDNVEFHRLGLVITDEQHRFGVRQRAVLEKKGGNPHVLVMSATPIPRSMALIFYGDLDVSIVDEMPPGRQQVETFFIPPSMRDRLYSFINQEISNGHQAYIICPLVEQSDAIDALSAQELYDQLKEKGIFGDSIGLIHGQMSANDKNEVMEAFKNGQISVLIGTTVIEVGVDVPNATVMVVENAERFGLAQLHQLRGRVGRGQHKSYCFLISNAGNSDAGRRLKIMTKLHDGFKIAEQDMQIRGPGQLLGLQQHGISELKLADIFSDIALLKQSKEAVQMLADGIMILDQRSKLLLEQRIKRQFLNNIDEITFN
- a CDS encoding alpha/beta-type small acid-soluble spore protein; the protein is MAQGQYNDSNQKVVPQAKQALEQFKYEVANELGIQTPADGYWGTLTSRDCGAVGGHMVKKMIQQAEQTLMNKGGKL
- the rsmD gene encoding 16S rRNA (guanine(966)-N(2))-methyltransferase RsmD — protein: MRITGGMAKGHKLSGPKSAGVRPTADIVKEALFNILAPYIDETVFLDLFAGTGSVGLEAMSRGAREVYFVDNKRQCVQLIKSNVSLLRMSDKAKIILADAIAAVDLLSRKQVRFDIIFMDPPYEMGYISKVLKAIVSADILNRSGILVVQRSKREALGLADVGWSTYKERAYGDTILDFIRREDN
- the coaD gene encoding pantetheine-phosphate adenylyltransferase, which gives rise to MKICVYPGSFDPVTNGHIDIIQRAARMFDKVIVAVVANPNKQPAFTLEDRAAFLKRVLSDMDNVEVDSFSGLLIDYMHVKKASVIIRGLRAVSDFEHEFQMALMNKKLDDNIETIFMMTSGQYSYLSSSMVKEVAGLGGCIKGLVPDEILPEVVRALRKKGE
- a CDS encoding ATPase, with the protein product MDDVMALLERLEDELESGNNLPFTSKTMINREQCLELIKEIRIRLPDDFKQAQVVVAEKNSIIADAQRQAEAILQDAESQFKLMVDQHEITKKAYEQAREIISNAQKNAREIRLGANDYADEVLGRLDAYVSRLLDDIRKDRAELKKGHHQS
- the ylbJ gene encoding sporulation integral membrane protein YlbJ — its product is MKKAAGAYILAISASSLIFMILLFPQQSFEASLQGVHIWFEIVFPSLLPFFIGTEILISIGVVNFVGVILEPVMRPLFNTPGCSSFAYIMSITSGYPTGARITARLRQQGMVSKTEGERMLAFCSTSGPLFISGAVAVGMLGYPSAGWILLSSHYLSSITAGLIFRFYKHKEIYINTNDKPSHLLSRAISELYNTYIQNKEPLGHMLSGAVSSSVLALLNICGFIVLFSVIIHILDLSGILDIAAAVIDDPAVAKPFLAGLIEMTIGSRMLSQLQLPLWDKLPLISFIIAWGGLSVHAQVAAVTSISDLSLTPYIFAKIIQAITAALYASIFTNIIRPAYQPAFSDAQSWLAIAVRSGRLFIISVIAVLTISIAIALINHIKVIKL
- a CDS encoding nucleotidyltransferase produces the protein MTVAGIVAEYNPLHNGHLYHINMTRQLSGADYVICVMSGNFVQRGEPAITNKWFRSRMALAAGIDLVIELPTVYAVQSAEQFAFGAIKLLDSIGVVDYLCFGSESGDISALTAAADVLYDEPDTLKHAIKQHLANGLSYPHAVSEALSSYAHLSIELTPNNTLAIEYLKALKALGSSIKPITIQRLHSAYNSAALEGRISSATSIRRAIFENDLEYDGIRNAMPDFAYFILSDAFAKGYGPISLDSIELIILYALRNMPKQCLENMIDISEGLEHRIKKAAMLAGNLQTLINSIKTKRYTQTRIQRTIIHAMLDMSNNLMDELTSNEGPQYIRILGFSEKGKQLLPIINSKSSLPLLSKAADYKSILSPLGRKLFEVEIEATDLYSLAYMKPALRRAGNEFVQDIYHI
- a CDS encoding AAA family ATPase; this translates as MNKTKKILEVLCMQLEEIKSLADRIKANISRVIVGKSDVMDLVLTALIAGGHVLLEDVPGMGKTMLAKSLARSIDAEFRRIQFTPDLLPSDLTGINFYNQKLGEFVFRPGPIFSQILLADEINRATPRTQSSLLECMEERQVTIDGETHLLKQPFFVIATQNPVEIQGTFPLPEAQLDRFLMKIKLGYPTLEEGKEILSRFNGDNPLDYMEAVGNALQIADAQASFSAVFVSDVIREYILRIAEATRQHQGVALGVSPRGCLAVMKSAQVWAILKGRDYVLPDDVQDTAVPVLSHRIILKGNARVRGTAAEEIIQGILEEVPAPTEDLQEV
- a CDS encoding DUF58 domain-containing protein — translated: MEFVWLIIALIIVVYAGDRLFSYFALKRVAYVCRFERDAAFEGESVRLIEQLINDKPLPILWLKVRLQMPLALKFENTAFVDISDKQYYQRLFSMLGYQQVTCRHVLNCVKRGYYVIDDVDMISGDILSGRRCYERIPMNMHFSVYPRFIDVEDVLIPARLINGDMIVKRWIIEDPFQIIGFRDYMPTDSLNKINWLATARQQRLQVIKHDFTASSSMIIMLNVTYKSSWVNYNVLEQSIRLCASLAQKAVDNGIPVAVMSNGLLKGYDDTIHMETPLGCSNEHMTGILEDLARLTFEYEDDFSVFLNGEIEQIPYNADILILTSYIDDDLAAAIVDIDKSRISVRVGFMEDVDWERYELNDVDVYTITEEGAIK